A part of Parvimonas micra genomic DNA contains:
- a CDS encoding flavin reductase family protein yields MKRKINVFDYAKEIMLAVEKGVLLTTKSKEKINTMSISWGTLGIEWNRPIFTAFVRESRFTKKLLDESGEFTVNIFLNDFDKNIIGVCGTKSGRDTDKIKDLNLTLVESEIVDVPAIKELPLTLECKVIYKQKQDENAIPKEIKEKNYPENVSGEFYGANRDYHTAYYGEIVSAYIIE; encoded by the coding sequence ATGAAAAGAAAAATTAATGTTTTTGATTATGCAAAAGAAATAATGTTGGCAGTTGAAAAAGGTGTCTTGCTTACTACAAAGTCAAAAGAAAAGATAAATACAATGTCAATTTCTTGGGGAACTTTGGGAATAGAATGGAATAGACCAATTTTTACAGCATTTGTTAGAGAAAGTCGTTTTACAAAAAAATTACTTGATGAAAGTGGAGAATTTACTGTAAATATCTTTTTAAATGATTTTGATAAAAATATAATTGGAGTTTGTGGTACAAAGTCAGGAAGAGATACTGATAAAATTAAAGATTTGAATTTAACTTTAGTTGAATCTGAAATTGTAGATGTTCCAGCTATTAAAGAATTGCCTTTAACTTTGGAATGTAAGGTTATTTATAAACAAAAACAGGATGAAAATGCAATACCAAAAGAAATAAAGGAAAAAAATTATCCTGAAAATGTGTCAGGAGAATTTTATGGAGCAAATAGGGATTATCATACAGCTTATTATGGAGAAATTGTAAGTGCATATATAATAGAATAA
- the thyA gene encoding thymidylate synthase produces the protein MSRADDIFISMCKDILENGVDTKGEKVRPVWEDGTKAYTIKKFGVVNRYNLAEEFPALTLRKTAIKLCTDEMLWIWQKKSNNIKDLKSHVWDEWADENGSIGKAYGYQLGVKHKYKEGMFDQVDRVIYDLKNNPYSRRIITNIYVHEDLSEMNLYPCAYSMTFNVTGNKLNAILNQRSQDILTANNWNVCQYAILIHMLARECNLEVGELVHVIADAHIYDRHVPIIKELITREKFPAPKVTLNPDVKNFYDFTSDDVIIENYKCGEQIKDIPIAI, from the coding sequence ATGAGTAGAGCAGATGATATATTTATTTCAATGTGTAAAGATATACTTGAAAATGGAGTAGACACAAAGGGAGAAAAAGTTCGTCCTGTTTGGGAAGATGGAACAAAGGCATATACGATAAAAAAATTTGGAGTTGTAAATAGATACAATTTGGCGGAAGAATTTCCTGCACTTACACTTAGAAAAACAGCCATAAAATTATGTACTGACGAAATGCTTTGGATATGGCAAAAAAAGTCCAATAATATTAAGGATTTAAAGAGTCATGTTTGGGATGAATGGGCTGATGAAAATGGAAGTATCGGAAAGGCTTACGGTTATCAGCTTGGAGTTAAACATAAATATAAGGAAGGGATGTTTGATCAGGTTGATAGAGTTATTTACGATTTGAAAAACAATCCTTATAGTAGAAGAATAATTACAAATATTTACGTTCATGAAGATTTATCTGAAATGAATTTATATCCTTGTGCATATAGTATGACTTTTAATGTTACAGGTAATAAGCTGAATGCTATTTTAAATCAAAGGAGTCAAGATATTTTGACAGCAAATAATTGGAATGTTTGTCAATACGCAATTTTGATTCATATGCTTGCTAGAGAATGTAATTTGGAAGTTGGAGAGCTTGTTCATGTAATAGCTGATGCTCATATCTATGATAGACATGTTCCGATTATAAAAGAACTTATTACAAGGGAAAAATTTCCTGCGCCAAAGGTTACTTTAAATCCTGATGTTAAAAACTTTTACGATTTTACATCAGATGATGTTATAATAGAAAATTATAAATGTGGAGAACAAATAAAAGATATTCCAATTGCAATTTAG
- a CDS encoding ABC transporter ATP-binding protein yields MKNSKLKFLTSYLLEEKFLFFTGSICTVFRVFLDVYLPTVISSIIDADLVNMENFYSFIVQKALLYLGLNVLLLVFLFFVRICFNKLSCNIAYKIQFSLIRHMQNFKMQYFDSSYAGDLVSRFTTDTNTIKELYQTLLNDLLGFVLNLAMMLTVMFYISPYLLLIVLIYLPLMYMVTKYYGEKLTAVTKTIRKHEGITSSIYNETIKSLPVIQVYGNEDLMIESFEKENKEVEKNYIKRTILNALFSWNLIDFTMIFTNAMIVLVFTILKINGLGLSVGILYILIEYNKRILRLFMNFLSQINRYKTALVSCDRIIKIFEIEEEKTTDREIDLEGNIEFKNVGFEYKENVPVLKDVNFKLDKGKSIAFVGATGSGKSTIMNLILGFYDNQKGEILLDGQNIKTLSKASYRKQMAVVLQDPYIFTGSIRDNITLKDESITEREVLDAIVKVGGKNLLQKRNNNLDYELAISGSDLSLGEKQIICFARAIVRNPKVLILDEATANIDTETEKIINYGIEVLKQGRSTMIIAHRLSTVKNCDTIVMIENGKVLETGTHDELIALNGKYKTWYEIQSAKGDNNEERVL; encoded by the coding sequence ATGAAAAATAGTAAATTAAAATTTTTAACTTCCTACCTTTTAGAAGAAAAATTCCTGTTTTTTACAGGCTCAATCTGTACTGTATTTAGAGTTTTTCTTGATGTATATTTACCGACTGTAATTTCTTCGATTATAGATGCAGATTTAGTCAATATGGAAAATTTTTATTCTTTTATTGTTCAAAAAGCACTATTATATCTGGGACTTAATGTATTGCTTTTAGTATTTTTATTCTTTGTAAGAATTTGTTTTAATAAACTATCTTGTAATATTGCATATAAAATTCAATTCAGTTTAATAAGACATATGCAAAACTTTAAAATGCAATATTTTGACAGTTCTTATGCCGGAGATTTGGTTTCAAGATTTACAACAGATACTAATACAATTAAAGAGTTATATCAAACTCTTTTAAATGATCTTTTGGGTTTTGTGTTGAATTTGGCAATGATGCTTACTGTTATGTTTTATATCAGTCCATATCTGTTATTAATTGTTTTAATTTATTTACCACTTATGTATATGGTAACTAAATATTACGGAGAAAAACTTACAGCAGTTACTAAAACAATAAGAAAACATGAGGGAATTACAAGCTCAATTTATAATGAAACGATTAAATCATTACCTGTAATTCAAGTCTATGGAAATGAAGATTTGATGATTGAGTCTTTTGAAAAAGAAAATAAGGAAGTTGAAAAAAATTATATCAAAAGAACTATATTAAATGCTTTATTCTCTTGGAATTTAATTGATTTTACTATGATTTTTACAAATGCTATGATAGTTTTAGTATTTACAATTTTAAAGATTAATGGCTTGGGATTGAGTGTAGGGATTTTGTATATTTTAATTGAATATAATAAAAGAATTTTAAGGCTTTTTATGAATTTCTTATCACAAATAAATAGATATAAGACTGCACTTGTTTCTTGCGACAGAATAATCAAAATTTTTGAAATAGAAGAAGAAAAAACTACGGATAGAGAAATTGACCTTGAAGGAAATATTGAATTTAAAAATGTAGGCTTTGAGTACAAAGAAAATGTTCCTGTTTTAAAGGATGTTAATTTTAAATTAGACAAAGGAAAGTCTATTGCCTTTGTAGGTGCTACCGGAAGTGGAAAGTCAACTATAATGAATTTGATTTTAGGATTTTACGACAATCAAAAAGGAGAAATTTTACTTGACGGACAAAATATAAAAACACTAAGTAAAGCATCTTACAGAAAACAAATGGCTGTAGTTCTTCAAGATCCATATATTTTCACAGGAAGTATTAGAGATAATATCACACTTAAAGATGAAAGTATAACTGAAAGAGAAGTTTTAGATGCAATAGTAAAAGTTGGTGGTAAAAATCTTTTACAAAAAAGAAATAACAATTTAGATTATGAACTGGCAATAAGCGGATCAGACTTATCTCTTGGAGAAAAACAAATCATTTGCTTTGCTAGAGCTATTGTTAGAAATCCAAAAGTTTTAATCTTAGATGAAGCAACAGCAAACATCGATACTGAAACGGAAAAAATAATCAACTATGGAATTGAGGTTTTGAAGCAGGGTAGAAGTACGATGATTATTGCACATAGATTGTCCACTGTAAAAAATTGTGATACAATAGTTATGATAGAAAATGGAAAAGTTTTAGAAACAGGTACACATGACGAGCTTATTGCTTTGAATGGAAAATATAAAACTTGGTATGAAATACAATCTGCAAAAGGGGACAATAATGAAGAAAGAGTATTATGA
- a CDS encoding type B 50S ribosomal protein L31 gives MKKGIHPEYNKVVFMDTTSGYKFICGSTKTSNETIEMEDGNTYPLIKIEISSDSHPFYTGRQRFVEKGGRIEKFKKRYNMD, from the coding sequence ATGAAAAAGGGAATACATCCAGAATATAATAAAGTAGTTTTTATGGATACAACAAGTGGATATAAATTCATCTGTGGTTCAACAAAAACTTCAAATGAAACAATAGAAATGGAAGATGGCAACACTTATCCATTAATTAAAATCGAAATCAGTTCTGACTCTCACCCATTCTACACAGGTCGTCAAAGATTTGTTGAAAAAGGTGGTAGAATTGAAAAATTCAAAAAAAGATACAATATGGACTAG
- a CDS encoding ABC transporter ATP-binding protein: protein MGIYWAVRDGFKKAKTRFLLGCVFDIISGFILIYIVTLTGTIVDLFKSPNFDVTKIYKYVALMIFLGVINFLSFMTFSYLVFGSGAKIKMYYKDIIFRKILKKSPDFFQKNTAGDVIGLADNETKYIFEYFSFGILLVCDSMFMPLICASYLVFFLSWKLTIAVMFPFIFTAIITNIVSKKVGKVSEEMNLTFGKSSQEILEIIEGIKLIKSYVNEEVRQKNISKIIKYYFDLAFMEANLWMLTFLSNSFIRVISMIIGLFYGAFLVRDGSITIGKLVVFFGLGETLAWSFWGLGDCINTYKRALVSINRINLLLDDKTEIENGDRILENFSTMEFKNFSFSYPGEKEVSLKDISFKLNKGETLGIVGKSGSGKSTLVKQILRFYNFDKNRIFINDIPYEDYDITSVRNKFGYVSQENILLSKTVRENILFGSIAENDEKIINVLKKADFYKDIQNLEKGLETIVGERGLGLSGGQKQRISLARALYRDPEILILDDSFSAIDANTESKIVNSLKENRKNRTNIIISHRISAVEHSDLILVMDNGEIIDRGTHEELISRDSWYKEQFEYQSLDKEEEDEK from the coding sequence ATGGGGATTTATTGGGCCGTCCGAGACGGCTTTAAAAAGGCAAAAACCAGATTTTTACTTGGTTGTGTCTTTGATATAATTAGTGGTTTTATTTTAATTTATATAGTAACTTTAACCGGAACAATTGTGGATTTGTTTAAAAGTCCGAATTTTGATGTTACAAAAATTTATAAATATGTAGCTTTAATGATATTTTTGGGAGTGATTAACTTTTTAAGCTTTATGACTTTTTCATATTTGGTCTTTGGTTCTGGAGCAAAAATTAAGATGTACTATAAAGATATAATTTTTAGAAAAATTTTAAAAAAATCTCCCGACTTTTTTCAAAAAAATACTGCAGGAGATGTAATTGGACTTGCAGATAATGAAACTAAATATATATTTGAATATTTCAGTTTTGGAATTCTATTAGTTTGTGATTCTATGTTTATGCCTTTAATATGTGCATCATATTTAGTATTTTTCCTATCTTGGAAGCTGACGATTGCGGTTATGTTTCCTTTTATCTTTACAGCTATTATTACAAATATAGTAAGTAAAAAAGTTGGAAAAGTAAGTGAAGAAATGAATTTAACTTTTGGAAAGTCTAGTCAAGAGATTTTAGAAATAATAGAAGGAATAAAACTTATAAAAAGTTATGTAAATGAAGAAGTAAGACAAAAAAATATTTCTAAAATCATTAAATACTATTTTGATTTAGCTTTTATGGAAGCTAATCTATGGATGTTAACATTTCTTTCAAACTCTTTTATAAGAGTAATTTCTATGATTATAGGACTTTTTTACGGAGCATTTTTAGTAAGAGATGGTAGTATTACAATTGGAAAGTTAGTGGTATTTTTTGGACTTGGAGAAACTTTAGCTTGGTCTTTCTGGGGACTTGGAGATTGTATAAATACTTATAAAAGAGCTTTAGTTTCTATAAATAGAATAAATCTTTTACTTGATGATAAGACAGAAATAGAAAACGGAGATAGAATTTTAGAGAACTTTTCCACTATGGAATTTAAAAACTTTTCTTTTAGTTATCCCGGAGAAAAAGAAGTTTCACTTAAAGACATCAGTTTTAAGTTAAATAAAGGAGAAACTTTAGGAATAGTTGGAAAAAGTGGAAGTGGAAAGAGTACATTAGTTAAACAGATTTTAAGATTTTATAATTTTGATAAAAATAGGATTTTTATAAATGATATTCCTTATGAAGACTATGATATTACGTCAGTAAGAAATAAATTCGGATATGTAAGTCAAGAAAATATTTTACTTTCTAAAACAGTCAGAGAAAATATTTTGTTTGGAAGTATTGCAGAAAATGACGAAAAAATTATAAATGTTCTAAAAAAGGCAGACTTTTACAAAGATATACAAAATTTAGAAAAAGGACTTGAAACTATTGTTGGAGAACGTGGACTTGGACTTTCCGGAGGACAAAAGCAAAGAATTTCTCTTGCCAGAGCTTTATATCGGGATCCTGAAATTTTAATTTTAGATGATTCTTTTTCTGCAATTGATGCGAATACTGAAAGTAAAATTGTAAATTCTCTTAAGGAAAATAGAAAAAATAGGACAAATATAATTATTTCTCATAGAATTTCTGCAGTTGAACATTCTGATTTGATTTTAGTTATGGACAATGGAGAAATAATCGACAGAGGTACTCATGAAGAACTTATTTCTAGAGATTCTTGGTATAAGGAACAATTTGAGTATCAAAGTTTGGATAAGGAGGAAGAAGATGAAAAATAG